A region from the Panicum hallii strain FIL2 chromosome 1, PHallii_v3.1, whole genome shotgun sequence genome encodes:
- the LOC112879090 gene encoding uncharacterized protein LOC112879090, producing MDGEEESAASTAPAAEHRPPPPPQIRVVRCPKCDKLLPELPNYSVYVCGGCGATLQAKKNSASDTSSDKSDGEHVKYLEVLESLPDKNGDATSEARCAVREADTNKVEGRPEERFVPNRMAAAHSQSGFSFNDSQATCAPSSTLKLEPALRDVSREVREAKYRRIRHEEKGEAKQPARARENSPRSVVSSIPPPNAYPREGPSEYTMKPGYRHANGDLGDSRNSDGPSRVGGLEKDRSELLRILDELRDQVQRSCEIADKPSGSASTNRVVDAASSYNPNERLSRLRYGSPQLQRNGSQRSPSLNGHTPGVPPAYPPMSVQQDLHGYGEPVTHIGAPSYPVGPYPWRNFDNYFHGQYDPDPLISYHHDGFYHQPACSCLHCYHREFLPVHGAPLGFNHRKAPYLMNNPSLYPVEGPVMFGAQNYNSRGMNGLMRHSHMRATLSKKPAQTCEPIVNGAPFTICYNCYEVLQLPKKSLALGKDEYKLRCGSCSHAIVVRLDGSRLDVSAPTPVSHLSPGSKNCSNNGQGSNGHTADERLLQSYSFSVCSHCSQEKDLPSNSSEADKMQSISSSASISEDDDSPARSNSHKNSAGSRDLPPDAEVVNRVPSLPLRDHFGYSPSDRAVDGSGKGSRSTRSEHEKGVLTESFKPSTVKDVPVASVLDLTDDEYDDPEYSQDPGDGAQYADHPRATKSGDSFFSSLIKKSFKINGGMGNGRAKVFINGYPISDRAVRKAEKIAGPIYPGEYWYDYRAGFWGVMGQSCLGMIPPYIAEFNYPMPKNCAGGNTGVFINGRELHQKDLDLLVGRGLPDSPDRSYRVEISGKVSDEVSGEELYCLGKLAPTVEKMKRGFGMRVPRVLQ from the exons ATGGACGGCGAGGAGGAGAGCGCCGCCTcgacggctccggcggcggagcaccggccgccgccgccgccgcagatACGGGTGGTGCGCTGCCCCAAGTGCGACAAGCTCCTGCCGGAGCTGCCCAATTACTCCGTCTACGtctgcggcggctgcggcgcgacGCTCCAAG CAAAGAAGAACTCAGCATCTGATACTTCTTCAGATAAGTCTGATGGTGAACATGTGAAGTATCTTGAAGTGCTTGAAAGTTTACCAGATAAGAACGGAGATGCTACATCTGAAGCTCGTTGTGCTGTCCGAGAAGCAGACACCAATAAAGTTGAAGGTAGGCCAGAGGAGAGATTTGTACCCAACAGAATGGCAGCTGCACACAGCCAATCTGGATTCAGTTTCAATGATAGCCAAGCTACTTGTGCACCCAGCAGCACCCTGAAGCTTGAACCTGCGCTTAGAGATGTAAGCAGGGAAGTTCGGGAGGCAAAATACCGGCGCATTCGTCATGAAGAGAAAGGAGAAGCGAAACAGCCAGCAAGGGCAAGAGAAAACTCTCCAAGGTCTGTGGTTAGCAGCATTCCTCCTCCTAACGCTTACCCCAGAGAAGGTCCATCTGAGTATACTATGAAGCCCGGATATAGGCATGCGAATGGTGACCTTGGCGACAGTAGGAATTCAGACGGTCCTAGCAGAGTCGGTGGCCTTGAGAAAGACCGATCTGAGCTTTTGCGCATTCTTGATGAGCTGAGGGATCAGGTACAGAGATCCTGTGAGATTGCTGACAAGCCAAGTGGGAGTGCTTCAACAAATAGAGTGGTAGATGCTGCAAGCTCTTACAATCCTAATGAGCGTCTGAGTCGATTGCGGTATGGTTCACCTCAGTTACAACGTAATGGCTCTCAGCGTTCACCATCCTTGAATGGGCACACACCTGGTGTTCCTCCTGCTTATCCTCCAATGTCTGTACAGCAAGATCTTCATGGATATGGGGAACCTGTCACACACATAGGGGCTCCTAGCTACCCTGTTGGTCCGTATCCATGGAGAAACTTCGATAATTATTTCCATGGACAGTATGACCCTGACCCTCTGATCTCTTATCACCATGACGGCTTCTACCATCAGCCTGCATGCTCTTGCTTACATTGTTACCACCGTGAATTCCTACCTGTTCATGGGGCTCCACTGGGTTTCAACCATCGCAAGGCACCATATCTTATGAACAATCCCAGCTTGTACCCTGTAGAAGGTCCAGTGATGTTTGGTGCACAGAACTACAATTCAAGAGGAATGAATGGTCTGATGCGACACAGTCACATGAGGGCCACCCTGAGCAAAAAACCTGCACAGACTTGTGAACCGATTGTCAATGGTGCCCCTTTCACCATATGCTACAATTGCTATGAAGTGCTGCAGCTTCCCAAGAAGTCTCTTGCACTGGGAAAAGATGAGTATAAGTTGCGTTGTGGGTCATGCTCGCATGCAATTGTGGTCAGACTTGATGGAAGCAGGCTGGATGTTTCAGCACCTACACCAGTTTCACACTTATCGCCTGGAAGTAAAAATTGCTCCAACAATGGCCAAGGAAGTAATGGACACACTGCTGATGAGAGATTGCTTCAATCTTATAGTTTTTCTGTATGCAGTCATTGCTCTCAGGAAAAAGATCTACCCTCAAATTCAAGTGAAGCAGACAAAATGCAAAGCATATCATCTTCTGCCAGCATTTCTGAAGATGATGATAGCCCAGCAAGATCTAATTCACACAAGAACTCTGCTGGTTCTAGGGACCTTCCTCCTGATGCTGAAGTGGTTAACCGTGTTCCCAGTTTACCTCTTCGCGATCATTTTGGATATTCTCCGTCAGACAGAGCAGTTGATGGGTCAGGCAAAGGAAGCAGAAGTACCCGGTCTGAACATGAAAAGGGCGTCTTAACTGAAAGTTTCAAGCCAAGCACAGTGAAAGATGTACCTGTAGCAAGCGTGCTAGACTTGACTGATGATGAGTACGATGATCCCGAATACAGTCAAGATCCAGGCGACGGGGCACAATATGCTGACCACCCGAGGGCCACAAAATCGGGTGATTCTTTTTTCTCCAGCCTGATAAAGAAGAGCTTTAAAATTAACGGTGGCATGGGCAATGGGAGAGCAAAGGTGTTCATCAATGGCTATCCTATCTCTGATCGTGCTGTCAGGAAGGCTGAGAAGATAGCTGGGCCAATCTATCCTGGTGAATACTG GTATGACTACCGCGCCGGATTCTGGGGTGTTATGGGACAGTCTTGCCTTGGCATGATACCT CCATATATTGCGGAATTTAACTATCCTATGCCCAAGAACTGTGCTGGAGGAAATACAGGCGTGTTCATCAACGGGCGAGAACTTCACCAGAAGGACTTGGATTTACTCGTGGGTCGTGGGCTTCCAGATTCTCCTGACAGATCATACAGGGTTGAGATTTCTGGTAAAGTATCTGACGAAGTATCTGGTGAAGAGCTGTATTGCCTTGGCAAACTTGCACCAAC GGTCGAGAAGATGAAGCGTGGGTTCGGGATGCGAGTCCCCAGGGTCCTTCAGTGA